The DNA region taaaaaatatattgccTTTATATTTGTAGTTCAAATGGAACAAGCACAAAAGTATTATCTGCTAATCCTGAAGAAACAGAACAACACTTACATGCCAATTCTCAAGAAGCTGAGCACGCAGCAACCATTATGGCCGATGCTTTAAATATTGCAAAAGACCTTGCCAAACGCACAGATGAATACACTGTATATGATACGGTAGATGATGTAACTCTATATGTAAAGGATGTCAACGGTGCTGAAGTTGGATTGCTTGAATTTACAATCCCTAACCCCAATTGTGTATGAATTAACaagcaatattttttattcataaaattattttaaaattaaaaaatataattgttaatatataaatatgattttttgttattattagtaTGATAATGTAATAGACTTGATATGGGAGCCCAAAGGCGCAGCCTACATCGATGACAAATTTATAGAcggtatataattaattaatttatttaatgtggctataaaattttatgatatatttcttgttttgttattatagtctcaattttctatttaatatctttcattttgttaaatttaCTCATGTCTTAATTTGCATgcatacaaaattattatttttttaggaCACCATcctcaaatatataatgaaaatttagtAATTATACAACAACGTTACAAAAGTATGTTAAGAGGATGGCAAAGATATTTTCATGCATTAGCCACCAAAGTTGAGGTAAggatttttcttttccttCATCCCTATAGATTCACTTCTTTTCATACtattatatcataattcatgaaaatatactttttattaatttatagttATCAGAAAACGAAACTGCAATACTCATGGCTTCATCAAATATGAATGATCATGATGGTTATTATACTAATAGCACATATGAAAATCCTATCTTAGAAAGTATAAACGGATTCTGTCCTGATGTTGATTCTCAAGAAGATATTAGAAAAGGacaattatacaaaatgtatattaacTTAATggcatttttcattaaaaaggAACCAAAGGGTATTAAAGTTACCCATATCAGCTCTGTaagcaatata from Plasmodium chabaudi chabaudi strain AS genome assembly, chromosome: 2 includes:
- a CDS encoding fam-a protein, with protein sequence MNKGYIKIALALLSVAGYMQNIAFASEQDPSANSSNGTSTKVLSANPEETEQHLHANSQEAEHAATIMADALNIAKDLAKRTDEYTVYDTVDDVTLYVKDVNGAEVGLLEFTIPNPNCYDNVIDLIWEPKGAAYIDDKFIDGHHPQIYNENLVIIQQRYKSMLRGWQRYFHALATKVELSENETAILMASSNMNDHDGYYTNSTYENPILESINGFCPDVDSQEDIRKGQLYKMYINLMAFFIKKEPKGIKVTHISSVDANVAWILSRPARSAKATKMFNFVKLREMFQQE